From the genome of Spinacia oleracea cultivar Varoflay chromosome 2, BTI_SOV_V1, whole genome shotgun sequence, one region includes:
- the LOC110781939 gene encoding putative inactive cadmium/zinc-transporting ATPase HMA3, producing the protein MATDLEQPLIQTNNSSTQLHQTPNLQNKDAKKQEEDDVKWEKSYFEIMGLCCSSEVPLVEGIVKPLKGVKEISVVVTTKTLTVVHDIHTISPSQIVQALNRARLEASVRPRGESSYTRKWPGKWDVVCGVLLLLSFLKYVYQPMQWIAILVVLIGIPNIIWRSIASIRNLTLNVNVIVLIAVGGTIALQDYTDAAIIVFLYNIAQWLESRASYKAMSVMSSLTSMTPLKATMAETGKQVDVTTVNLGTIIAVKAGEVIPIDGVVVEGKCEVDEKALTGESFPVFKEIGSSVWAGTINLNGYITARTTMLAENCLVARMVNLVEEAQSRKAKIQTFIEDCAKWYIPIVVLMSASIAVIPVVLQIADKTHWFHLALVVLVSACPCALVISTPVTIFCALSKAATAGLLFKGGDYLELLAKVKTVAFDKTGTITTGDFVVTHFQSLHEIISIEKLLFWVSSIESKSSHPMASALVNYAASHSIDPMSEMVEDFHNYPGEGIHGYIEGAHVYIGNYRISQRAGCNENHNIELHKMEEKASGFIYMGETLVGTFSLSDDCRSGAMEAIKELKKSGIRTVMLTGDNHAAAQQVQFQLGEALDTIHAQLLPEDKAKIISELKKDGSVVAMVGDGINDALALATTDIGISMGLSGSALAMETGHVILMSDDIRKIPEAIQISKKASRKIVENVIISFSTKGLVLAFALAGYSMLLVAVVTDVGTCLLVILNSMLLLRGTEECKKMSSSVIVKKIGCCDGKKKEESVIKMGCCKKKGLNSGSKCRNSSSVGVVIA; encoded by the exons atggCAACTGATTTGGAGCAACCTTTGATACAGACCAACAATTCAAGCACACAACTTCATCAAACTCCAAACTTGCAAAAT AAAGATGCCAAAAAGCAAGAGGAAGATGATGTGAAATGGGAGAAGAGCTATTTTGAGATAATGGGATTGTGTTGTTCATCAGAAGTTCCATTGGTTGAAGGAATTGTAAAGCCATTAAAGGGTGTTAAGGAGATTTCGGTTGTTGTTACGACCAAGACGTTGACGGTTGTTCATGATATTCACACCATTTCTCCTTCTCAAATTG TTCAAGCACTGAATCGAGCAAGGTTAGAAGCAAGTGTTCGACCTAGAGGAGAAAGTAGCTACACAAGAAAATGGCCAGGGAAGTGGGATGTTGTCTGTGGTGTACTTCTTCTGTTGTCCTTTTTGAAATATGTTTACCAACCTATGCAATGGATTGCCATTTTGGTTGTCCTCATTGGCATTCCAAACATTATTTGGAGAAGTATTGCATCTATCAGAAATCTCACATTAAATGTCAATGTCATTGTTCTGATTGCAG TTGGAGGAACAATAGCTCTGCAAGACTACACAGATGCAGCAATTATCGTCTTCCTGTACAATATAGCTCAGTGGCTCGAATCAAGAGCTAGTTACAAG GCTATGTCTGTAATGTCATCTCTGACAAGTATGACACCTCTGAAAGCAACAATGGCTGAAACTGGTAAACAAGTTGATGTCACAACTGTGAATCTAGGAACCATTATCGCAGTCAAAGCAGGTGAAGTTATTCCTATTGATGGAGTTGTTGTGGAGGGTAAATGTGAAGTGGATGAGAAGGCTTTGACAGGTGAATCATTCCCTGTGTTCAAAGAAATTGGTTCATCAGTTTGGGCTGGCACTATCAATTTGAACG GTTACATCACTGCAAGAACCACTATGTTAGCTGAAAACTGCTTAGTAGCAAGGATGGTGAATCTAGTAGAAGAAGCTCAAAGCAGAAAAGCTAAAATCCAGACATTCATTGAGGACTGTGCAAAGTGGTACATTCCCA TCGTTGTTCTGATGTCTGCTAGTATTGCTGTTATTCCTGTTGTGTTACAAATTGCTGATAAAACGCATTGGTTTCATCTCGCCTTGGTTGTACTAGTGAGTGCGTGTCCCTGTGCACTAGTCATCTCTACTCCGGTCACAATCTTCTGCGCGCTTTCAAAGGCCGCGACAGCAGGGCTTCTCTTCAAAGGTGGGGATTACCTTGAGCTTCTTGCTAAAGTCAAGACTGTTGCCTTTGATAAAACTGGGACAATCACAACTGGAGATTTTGTTGTTACACATTTTCAGTCCCTGCATGAAATAATCAGCATTGAGAAGTTACTCTTCTG GGTTTCGAGCATTGAGAGTAAATCGAGCCATCCAATGGCATCAGCACTTGTCAACTACGCTGCATCACATTCCATTGATCCAATGTCTGAAATGGTGGAAGACTTTCATAATTACCCAGGAGAAGGGATACACGGATACATTGAGGGTGCACATGTCTACATCGGGAATTACAGAATTTCTCAACGAGCAGGATGTAACGAAA ATCATAACATTGAGTTGCATAAGATGGAAGAAAAAGCGAGTGGATTTATATACATGGGAGAAACTTTGGTTGGAACTTTTAGTCTTTCTGATGATTGTAGATCAGGAGCCATGGAAGCAATCAAAGAGTTAAAGAAATCAGGTATTAGAACAGTTATGCTTACTGGTGATAATCATGCTGCGGCTCAACAGGTGCAGTTTCAG CTGGGGGAAGCTCTTGACACAATCCATGCACAACTACTACCAGAAGACAAAGCTAAAATCATCTCAGAACTAAAGAAAGACGGATCAGTAGTAGCCATGGTAGGAGACGGAATCAACGACGCACTCGCTTTAGCTACAACAGACATCGGAATTTCAATGGGGTTATCAGGTTCTGCACTCGCAATGGAAACAGGACACGTAATTCTCATGTCAGACGACATCAGAAAAATACCAGAAGCCATTCAAATATCCAAGAAAGCATCCAGAAAAATCGTGGAGAATGTAATCATATCATTCTCTACAAAGGGTTTAGTTCTAGCATTTGCTTTAGCTGGGTATTCTATGTTGTTAGTTGCTGTTGTGACAGATGTTGGGACGTGTTTGCTGGTGATATTGAACAGTATGTTGCTTTTACGAGGGACTGAAGAATGTAAGAAGATGAGTTCTTCTGTAATTGTAAAGAAAATTGGGTGTTGTGATGGTAAAAAGAAAGAAGAGAGTGTGATTAAGATGGGGTGTTGTAAGAAGAAGGGTTTGAATTCTGGGTCAAAGTGCAGAAATTCGAGTTCAGTTGGTGTTGTGATTGCATAG